In Vibrio bathopelagicus, one DNA window encodes the following:
- a CDS encoding dicarboxylate/amino acid:cation symporter: MNTKKPMSLTGRVILGMVVGILTGFAIQSLFADNGFVNNYIVNGLFEVGGQIFVASLKMLVVPLVFVSLVCGTSSLKDLSTLGRMGGKTLALYIGTTAVAITLALTIGNLFQPGAGADLTAASSFKSADAPSLGQVIIDMFPTNPIQAMAEGKTLQVIVFAVLFGIAISAAGKPGERIAAVFSDLNEVIMKLVALLMNLAPYGVFFLMAKLFSGLGLGAIWNLAEYFLVLAGTLLLHGLVTYSAMLKGFTGLSPITFLRKMEDAIMFAFSTASSNATIPVTMETAKNRMGVDNKVASFTVPLGATVNMDGTAIMQGVATAFIAQAYNIDLTMGDYLMVILTATLASVGTAGVPGVGLVMLAMVLNQVGLPLEGIALIMGVDRLLDMIRTAVNITGDSAVTIIVAKSEGSLDESRFNDPAAGEKEEEVKLARQQA; the protein is encoded by the coding sequence ATGAATACCAAGAAACCTATGTCTCTAACTGGTCGAGTTATCCTCGGTATGGTCGTGGGCATATTAACGGGATTTGCCATTCAATCCCTTTTTGCAGACAACGGATTTGTTAACAACTACATCGTTAATGGACTCTTTGAAGTAGGCGGACAGATTTTTGTCGCCAGTTTAAAAATGCTTGTTGTGCCACTAGTCTTCGTTTCACTAGTGTGCGGTACGAGCTCTCTTAAAGATTTATCAACTCTTGGCCGTATGGGTGGCAAAACGCTTGCACTTTATATCGGTACTACAGCCGTTGCTATCACTCTAGCACTCACTATCGGTAACCTGTTCCAACCTGGAGCTGGTGCGGATCTTACTGCTGCGAGCTCTTTCAAATCAGCTGATGCCCCTTCTTTGGGCCAAGTAATCATCGACATGTTCCCAACCAACCCTATTCAGGCAATGGCTGAGGGCAAAACGCTGCAAGTTATCGTATTTGCTGTGTTGTTTGGTATCGCAATCAGTGCAGCGGGTAAACCTGGTGAACGTATCGCTGCAGTTTTCTCTGATCTAAACGAAGTGATCATGAAGCTTGTTGCTCTTCTGATGAACCTTGCACCTTACGGTGTGTTCTTCTTGATGGCGAAGCTGTTCTCTGGCCTTGGCTTGGGTGCAATTTGGAACCTAGCTGAATACTTCTTAGTGCTTGCGGGTACCCTACTGTTACACGGTCTGGTTACTTACAGTGCAATGCTTAAAGGTTTCACAGGTTTAAGCCCGATTACGTTCTTACGTAAGATGGAAGATGCGATCATGTTTGCGTTTTCAACTGCCTCTTCGAATGCAACGATTCCAGTAACAATGGAAACGGCTAAAAACCGCATGGGCGTAGACAACAAAGTCGCTTCGTTCACAGTACCACTAGGTGCAACGGTGAACATGGACGGCACAGCTATCATGCAAGGTGTTGCGACTGCGTTTATCGCACAAGCTTACAATATCGACCTGACTATGGGTGATTACCTGATGGTTATCCTAACAGCGACATTGGCGTCTGTTGGTACTGCAGGTGTTCCAGGTGTTGGTCTTGTTATGCTGGCGATGGTATTGAACCAAGTTGGTCTACCGCTTGAAGGTATTGCTCTAATCATGGGTGTTGACCGCCTTCTTGATATGATTCGTACCGCTGTAAACATCACAGGTGATAGTGCCGTAACCATCATCGTCGCTAAGTCTGAAGGTTCTCTTGATGAGTCTCGCTTCAATGACCCAGCAGCTGGCGAGAAAGAAGAAGAAGTTAAGCTAGCACGCCAACAGGCATAA
- a CDS encoding sensor histidine kinase has protein sequence MSQKLLRCPDFIARRKDGLTFQLFSYLTVILVSILILQGVAERTLMKALLKVPESVKAEMLDLAYQANVLIEEGDMDELADWGNAQGYYLFVIDENNRPITHRHMHPHFEFKLKYLRTLDHQLSDRVSKPIFGLPLNNGKTLVIQLPHQFHPAKSFAPYSYMLKAVIALIVLSLFSIIMAKSLQQPLDRLREASRRLAQGDFSVSVVSELDSTTREFNELAHDFDHMTFEIKSLAEKQRRLIRDVSHELRTPLARQNLALHLLRNKVDDKSIGLLDRMESETEEMNKLVGEILEFSRLETSRYDTKLSLMHLEHYCSMLIAQMQNDLKPNQTLVGDLETPTSMVNVDERLLLRVIGNLVGNAIKYAGENAHVVVTTYELFTDKRYSVISVEDDGDGIPDNKIAGIFDPFTRIESARDKQSGGYGLGLAIVKEAMGVMNGHVTAENRDGGGLRVNLMFPIAD, from the coding sequence ATGAGTCAAAAATTGCTGCGTTGCCCTGATTTTATTGCTAGGCGTAAGGATGGCTTAACGTTCCAGTTATTCAGCTACCTGACAGTGATTCTGGTAAGCATATTGATCCTTCAAGGTGTGGCAGAAAGGACGTTGATGAAAGCATTATTGAAGGTGCCAGAATCCGTTAAAGCTGAAATGCTCGACCTTGCCTATCAAGCCAACGTGTTAATCGAAGAAGGGGACATGGATGAGTTAGCCGACTGGGGTAATGCTCAAGGCTACTATCTGTTTGTTATCGATGAAAACAATCGACCAATTACCCATCGACATATGCACCCGCACTTTGAATTCAAACTCAAGTACCTACGTACCTTAGATCATCAACTGAGCGATCGTGTCAGTAAGCCTATATTCGGTCTACCGCTGAATAATGGCAAAACGTTAGTGATTCAACTGCCGCATCAGTTTCACCCGGCTAAGTCCTTTGCACCTTATTCTTACATGTTGAAAGCGGTAATAGCTTTGATCGTGTTGTCGCTGTTCTCCATTATTATGGCGAAAAGCCTGCAACAGCCTCTGGATCGCTTAAGGGAAGCAAGCCGAAGGTTGGCACAAGGAGACTTCTCGGTGAGTGTTGTGTCTGAGCTTGATTCAACCACGCGAGAGTTCAACGAACTTGCTCACGATTTTGACCACATGACGTTTGAAATTAAGTCTCTGGCGGAAAAGCAGCGTCGTTTGATTCGTGATGTGTCCCATGAGCTTAGAACGCCACTAGCTAGGCAGAACCTCGCCTTACACCTTTTGCGCAACAAGGTGGATGATAAGAGCATTGGCTTACTTGATCGAATGGAAAGCGAAACGGAAGAGATGAATAAGTTGGTGGGGGAAATCCTTGAATTCAGCCGCCTAGAAACGTCACGTTATGACACCAAGTTAAGCTTGATGCATTTGGAGCACTATTGTTCGATGCTCATTGCGCAGATGCAAAATGACTTAAAGCCGAATCAGACCTTAGTGGGTGATTTAGAGACACCGACATCGATGGTTAACGTTGATGAGAGGTTACTTCTCAGAGTGATTGGTAATTTGGTCGGCAACGCAATTAAATATGCCGGTGAGAATGCTCATGTTGTCGTGACTACTTATGAACTGTTCACCGATAAACGTTACAGTGTCATATCTGTAGAGGATGACGGTGATGGCATTCCTGATAACAAGATTGCAGGTATATTCGACCCGTTTACTCGCATAGAGTCTGCCCGTGATAAACAGTCTGGTGGCTACGGGTTAGGCCTTGCGATTGTTAAAGAAGCGATGGGTGTGATGAATGGGCACGTTACTGCTGAGAATAGAGATGGTGGGGGGCTTAGAGTGAACCTTATGTTCCCAATCGCCGATTAG
- a CDS encoding response regulator transcription factor encodes MSRVLVVDDDIQLCELLGEVLENEGYHVDTVHCGESALEFIQSHPVDLVLLDVMLPNLSGIQVARRICQRFATPILMLTALNDDASMLDGYQAGADQYIAKPFNVPELLTRIKVILRRVGFERQRQSLASSNHGLCEQLSRLPLTGTEKDLLDYLVKNDGIVVSKSDLQIHVLKKELCPFDRNLDMHISNIRRKLVQAGLSKQHIKTVRGKGYSYLESVGV; translated from the coding sequence ATGTCGCGCGTTTTAGTTGTTGATGATGATATTCAGTTATGTGAATTGTTGGGCGAAGTCTTAGAAAATGAAGGGTATCACGTTGATACCGTTCATTGTGGTGAGTCTGCGCTTGAGTTCATTCAGTCTCACCCTGTTGATTTAGTCTTACTCGATGTAATGCTACCTAACCTCAGCGGTATTCAAGTTGCTAGGCGAATCTGCCAGCGGTTTGCCACTCCAATTCTTATGCTAACCGCTCTTAACGACGATGCCTCGATGCTCGACGGATATCAAGCGGGTGCTGACCAATACATCGCCAAACCTTTTAACGTTCCAGAGCTGCTGACCCGCATTAAGGTGATCTTGCGCCGCGTTGGTTTTGAGCGTCAGAGACAGTCTTTAGCTTCATCTAACCATGGTTTGTGTGAACAGCTCTCTCGTTTACCGTTAACGGGCACTGAAAAAGATCTGCTTGATTATTTGGTCAAAAACGACGGGATTGTTGTATCTAAATCCGACCTGCAAATCCATGTGCTGAAGAAAGAACTTTGTCCCTTCGATCGTAATTTAGACATGCATATCAGTAATATACGACGAAAGCTTGTTCAGGCTGGCTTGTCTAAACAACACATCAAAACCGTTCGTGGTAAAGGCTATAGCTACCTAGAATCGGTAGGGGTATGA
- a CDS encoding LabA-like NYN domain-containing protein translates to MENIAILVDVQNVYYTTRDKYRSNFDYNQFWYVATEGRNVVAANAYAISSQDPKQRQFHHILRGVGFNVKLKPFIQRRDGSAKGDWDVGIALDAIELAETVDKIVLVSGDGDFEILVERIKERFGKPVEVYGVPGLTAQNLIDSASKFVPIEKDFLL, encoded by the coding sequence ATGGAAAACATAGCAATTTTGGTCGACGTTCAGAACGTTTACTACACGACGCGCGACAAATACCGTTCTAACTTTGACTATAACCAGTTTTGGTATGTTGCTACGGAAGGGCGTAACGTTGTCGCAGCTAATGCTTACGCAATCTCAAGCCAAGATCCAAAGCAGCGTCAATTTCACCATATCCTTCGTGGTGTTGGTTTTAATGTGAAGTTAAAGCCGTTTATTCAGCGTCGAGATGGCAGTGCAAAAGGCGACTGGGATGTGGGCATCGCGTTAGATGCGATAGAACTTGCTGAGACGGTTGATAAGATTGTTTTGGTATCTGGCGATGGCGATTTCGAAATCCTTGTCGAGCGAATCAAGGAGCGCTTTGGTAAGCCTGTTGAAGTTTATGGTGTTCCAGGGTTAACTGCTCAAAATCTTATCGATTCTGCATCAAAATTTGTACCGATTGAAAAAGATTTCTTACTTTAA
- a CDS encoding DUF4174 domain-containing protein — protein MQYRQIIRAYLGCDTNGSVLPRCCAALANAISKSLKTLVTSAVMFMILSINSLHAYPAYSHSNLLPHRSVIYFAPTEDSVVKAFLNEVLINNCQLDERDVVIMVIAESGYTVPTWLEEEFNLEAVTSMYEIPKGSHTAVLIGKDGKEKHRWSGKTDWKQITNIIDEMPMRQQEMQRQGSRCSI, from the coding sequence ATGCAGTACCGACAAATAATCAGAGCATATCTTGGTTGCGACACCAATGGCTCAGTGTTGCCTCGTTGCTGCGCAGCGTTAGCCAACGCAATCTCCAAATCACTGAAAACTCTAGTAACAAGTGCGGTTATGTTTATGATCCTATCCATCAACTCGTTGCACGCCTACCCAGCCTATTCCCATTCCAACTTACTCCCTCATCGCAGCGTGATCTATTTTGCGCCAACGGAAGACTCTGTCGTTAAAGCGTTTCTCAATGAAGTCTTAATCAACAACTGCCAATTGGACGAACGAGATGTAGTTATCATGGTGATAGCAGAGAGTGGTTACACGGTTCCGACTTGGCTAGAAGAAGAGTTTAACTTAGAGGCAGTTACCAGCATGTACGAGATCCCTAAAGGATCACACACCGCAGTTTTGATTGGCAAAGATGGAAAAGAGAAGCACCGATGGAGTGGTAAAACAGATTGGAAACAAATCACCAATATCATTGACGAAATGCCAATGCGCCAGCAAGAAATGCAGCGACAAGGCAGTCGCTGCAGTATTTGA
- the cobA gene encoding uroporphyrinogen-III C-methyltransferase, whose amino-acid sequence MSEVSPSNVKTGNKGFVSLVGAGPGDPDLLTLKAARVIQQADVLVYDRLVSKDILAMANPEAEMLYVGKKLDHHCVPQDQINQLLVTKAQENKHVVRLKGGDSFIFGRGGEECETLAENDVRFEVIPGITAAAGATAYAGIPLTHRDHAQSVQFITGHLKKDGEDIDWQSLAQHNHTIVFYMGLKESPNIQKNLLDNGMRADMPVAIIENGTRQEQKVYRGGLNDLANLASVAKSPALIVVGSVAQLHEKLAWFN is encoded by the coding sequence ATGTCAGAAGTATCGCCATCGAATGTTAAAACAGGAAACAAAGGATTTGTTTCACTAGTAGGTGCAGGTCCGGGTGACCCAGACTTACTTACGCTAAAAGCAGCACGTGTGATTCAACAAGCAGACGTTTTGGTTTATGACCGCTTAGTATCAAAAGATATCTTAGCGATGGCTAACCCAGAAGCTGAAATGCTTTACGTGGGTAAAAAGCTAGATCATCACTGTGTACCACAAGATCAGATTAACCAGTTGTTGGTTACTAAAGCGCAAGAGAACAAGCACGTAGTTCGCCTTAAAGGTGGCGACTCATTTATCTTTGGCCGTGGCGGTGAAGAGTGTGAAACGTTAGCTGAAAATGATGTGAGATTTGAAGTTATTCCTGGTATCACTGCAGCTGCAGGCGCAACGGCTTATGCGGGCATCCCGTTGACACATCGTGACCACGCACAAAGTGTTCAGTTTATTACCGGTCACCTTAAAAAAGATGGCGAAGATATTGACTGGCAATCTCTTGCTCAGCATAACCACACAATTGTTTTCTATATGGGCTTAAAAGAGAGCCCGAATATTCAAAAGAATTTACTTGATAACGGTATGCGAGCAGACATGCCTGTAGCGATCATTGAAAACGGAACTCGCCAAGAACAGAAGGTGTATCGAGGTGGGTTGAATGACTTAGCTAACCTTGCGAGCGTCGCTAAAAGCCCAGCGTTGATTGTTGTAGGCAGTGTTGCTCAACTTCATGAAAAACTCGCTTGGTTTAACTAG
- a CDS encoding formate/nitrite transporter family protein, giving the protein MSTDFKPAEFVQTMIDVGEAKTKTSTRDLLIRSTMAGIILSLAVVVAITAMVQTGIGLVGALVFPVGFVILSVMGYDLVTGVFGLAPLAKFDNRPGITWGRILRCWGLVGLGNLIGSLIVAFLVAVSLTGNFSLDPNAVAQKFIAVSTARSLGFENMGMDGWITCFVRGIFCNLMVCLGVIGNMTARTVSGRVAMMWFPIFIFFALVFEHTVVNMFLFPLGMILGADFGIATWLNFNLIPTILGNIVGGLLLTCVPLYLTHAKTAPSLDAK; this is encoded by the coding sequence ATGTCTACTGATTTTAAACCGGCAGAATTCGTTCAAACGATGATCGATGTAGGTGAAGCGAAAACGAAGACAAGTACTCGCGACCTCCTGATTCGAAGCACTATGGCTGGTATCATCCTTTCTCTAGCGGTTGTAGTTGCTATTACAGCAATGGTACAAACGGGCATTGGCCTTGTTGGCGCACTCGTGTTCCCAGTTGGCTTCGTTATTCTAAGTGTTATGGGTTACGATCTAGTAACTGGCGTTTTCGGCCTTGCTCCTTTAGCTAAATTCGACAACCGCCCAGGCATTACTTGGGGCCGTATCCTACGTTGTTGGGGACTTGTTGGGTTAGGCAACCTTATTGGTTCACTTATCGTGGCTTTCCTAGTTGCAGTTTCATTGACAGGCAACTTCTCTCTAGACCCAAATGCGGTAGCGCAAAAGTTCATCGCAGTTTCTACAGCTCGTAGCCTAGGTTTTGAAAACATGGGCATGGACGGATGGATCACGTGTTTCGTACGCGGCATCTTCTGTAATCTAATGGTATGTCTAGGTGTAATTGGTAACATGACAGCTCGCACTGTGTCAGGCCGTGTAGCAATGATGTGGTTCCCAATCTTCATCTTCTTCGCACTAGTATTTGAGCATACAGTAGTAAACATGTTCCTATTCCCACTGGGTATGATTCTTGGCGCTGATTTCGGTATCGCGACATGGTTGAACTTCAACCTTATCCCAACAATTCTAGGTAACATCGTTGGTGGTCTGCTGTTAACGTGTGTTCCTCTATACCTTACGCACGCTAAAACAGCGCCATCACTAGACGCTAAATAA
- the nirD gene encoding nitrite reductase small subunit NirD, with the protein MAFTKVCKIEDIIPGTGVCALVAGEQVAIFRPTKAEEVLAISNTDPYFQSNVLSRGLIVEHKQELWVASPLKKQRFNLTTGVCMEDENFNVKAYKARVTKGAVEISA; encoded by the coding sequence ATGGCATTTACCAAAGTTTGTAAGATCGAAGACATTATTCCAGGTACAGGTGTTTGTGCGTTGGTTGCTGGTGAGCAAGTGGCAATCTTCCGTCCAACTAAGGCTGAAGAAGTACTAGCGATTAGTAACACCGACCCTTACTTTCAATCTAACGTGTTATCACGCGGCTTGATTGTTGAGCACAAACAAGAGCTTTGGGTGGCAAGCCCACTTAAGAAGCAGCGCTTTAACCTGACAACAGGTGTGTGTATGGAAGACGAGAACTTCAACGTGAAAGCGTACAAAGCTCGTGTTACCAAAGGTGCTGTAGAAATCTCTGCTTAA
- the nirB gene encoding nitrite reductase large subunit NirB, translating into MSKMKLVVIGNGMVGHRYIEDLVEKTDVTNMDITVFCEEPRVAYDRVHLSSYFSHHTADELSLVKEGFYEKHGINMLIGERAINVNREKKTVYSSTGREIQYDKLVLATGSFPFVPPIKGHEGKDCFVYRTIEDLKAIEATAKNSKSGVVVGGGLLGLEAAGALKALGVTTHVVEFAPKLMAEQLDLAGGNQLRQKIERMGVNVHTSKNTLEIAPEGTEARNVMRFADGTELETDFIVFSAGIRPQDKLARQMGLGIAPRGGIEINDHCQTTDKDIYAIGECASWNQTFYGLVAPGYKMATVAVDHVVGNESTFEGADMSAKLKLLGVKVGSIGDANGRTPGCKSYVYQNEEQEVYKRLIVSEDNKKLLGAVMVGDTSDYGDLLQLMLNEIDLPEHPDALILPAHAGGEKPTLGADSLPESAVICSCFDVTKGKIAQAVAEGHHTIGDIKAVTGAGTGCGGCIPLVTSVLNAELAKAGVEVKNDVCEHFAYSRQELFHLIRIEEIKTFDELLEKYGKGYGCEVCKPLAGSILASCWGEHILKPELVKLHDTNDNFLGNMQKDGTYSVIPRMAGGEVTPQALSVLADVAAEYNLYTKITGAQRIGLFGAQKDDLPAIWKKLIAAGYETGQAYAKALRMAKTCVGSTWCRYGVQDSVGLGVMIENRYKGIRTPHKMKFGVSGCTRECAEAQGKDLGIIATDAGWNMYVCGNGGMKPRHADLLASDLDQETLIKYIDRFMMFYIRTAAPLQRTSVWMDNLEGGVDYLREVIVDNKLGINDQLETDIAGLVGNFACEWTDTINDEAQLKRFAHFINADDRDENVVFVEDGREQHRPATFTEKHPEAKGDILHVELV; encoded by the coding sequence ATGAGCAAGATGAAGCTAGTCGTAATCGGTAACGGGATGGTCGGCCATCGCTATATCGAAGATTTAGTCGAGAAGACAGATGTTACGAATATGGACATTACCGTGTTCTGTGAAGAACCTCGCGTAGCCTATGACCGTGTACACCTTTCTTCTTACTTTTCACACCACACTGCAGACGAACTTTCTTTAGTTAAAGAAGGTTTCTACGAGAAACATGGCATCAACATGCTGATCGGCGAACGTGCTATTAACGTTAACCGTGAAAAGAAAACAGTTTACTCAAGCACTGGTCGTGAAATTCAATACGATAAGCTTGTTCTCGCAACCGGTTCGTTCCCATTTGTTCCGCCAATTAAAGGCCACGAAGGTAAAGACTGTTTCGTATACCGTACTATTGAAGATTTGAAAGCCATTGAAGCAACGGCTAAAAACTCTAAATCTGGTGTGGTTGTCGGTGGTGGCTTGCTTGGCCTTGAAGCAGCGGGTGCACTAAAAGCACTTGGTGTGACAACTCATGTTGTTGAATTTGCTCCCAAGCTTATGGCTGAACAGCTTGACCTTGCTGGTGGTAACCAACTTCGTCAAAAAATCGAACGTATGGGCGTAAACGTACATACAAGTAAGAACACGCTTGAGATCGCTCCTGAAGGCACTGAAGCTCGTAACGTGATGCGTTTTGCAGATGGTACAGAGCTTGAAACAGATTTCATCGTATTCTCTGCTGGTATTCGTCCTCAAGACAAACTTGCTCGTCAGATGGGGCTAGGTATCGCACCTCGTGGCGGCATCGAGATTAACGACCATTGTCAAACGACAGACAAAGACATTTACGCTATTGGTGAGTGTGCATCTTGGAACCAAACCTTCTACGGCCTAGTCGCTCCAGGCTACAAAATGGCAACAGTAGCGGTTGACCACGTTGTAGGTAACGAAAGCACTTTCGAAGGTGCAGACATGTCTGCGAAGCTGAAGCTTCTGGGCGTGAAAGTTGGCTCAATTGGTGATGCGAATGGTCGTACTCCTGGTTGCAAGAGCTACGTTTACCAAAATGAAGAGCAAGAAGTTTACAAACGCTTAATCGTTTCCGAAGACAACAAGAAGCTTCTAGGCGCGGTAATGGTTGGCGATACGTCTGACTACGGCGATCTTCTTCAGCTAATGCTGAACGAAATCGACCTGCCAGAACACCCAGATGCTCTAATTCTTCCTGCTCATGCAGGAGGTGAAAAGCCAACACTTGGCGCAGACTCGCTTCCTGAATCTGCAGTTATCTGTTCTTGTTTCGATGTGACTAAAGGCAAGATCGCTCAAGCGGTTGCTGAAGGTCATCACACAATCGGCGATATCAAAGCAGTAACCGGTGCAGGTACTGGCTGTGGTGGTTGTATTCCACTAGTGACTTCAGTGCTAAACGCTGAACTTGCTAAAGCCGGTGTTGAAGTGAAGAACGATGTATGTGAGCACTTTGCTTACTCTCGCCAAGAGCTTTTCCACCTAATTCGTATCGAAGAAATCAAAACATTCGATGAACTACTAGAGAAATACGGTAAAGGCTACGGCTGTGAAGTATGTAAGCCTCTAGCGGGTTCTATTCTTGCTTCTTGCTGGGGTGAGCACATCCTTAAGCCTGAGCTAGTGAAACTGCACGATACCAACGATAACTTCCTAGGTAACATGCAAAAAGACGGTACTTACTCTGTTATCCCTCGTATGGCGGGTGGTGAAGTAACGCCTCAAGCACTAAGCGTTCTTGCGGATGTTGCCGCTGAATACAACCTATACACCAAGATTACTGGTGCACAACGTATCGGTCTATTCGGTGCTCAGAAAGATGACTTACCAGCAATCTGGAAGAAGTTAATCGCTGCAGGTTACGAAACGGGTCAAGCTTACGCAAAAGCACTTCGCATGGCGAAGACATGTGTTGGTTCGACTTGGTGTCGTTACGGCGTTCAAGATTCAGTTGGCCTAGGCGTGATGATCGAGAACCGTTACAAAGGTATCCGTACTCCTCATAAGATGAAGTTTGGTGTGTCTGGCTGTACTCGTGAGTGTGCTGAAGCTCAAGGTAAAGATTTAGGTATTATCGCAACTGACGCTGGTTGGAACATGTATGTATGTGGTAACGGTGGCATGAAACCTCGTCACGCAGACTTACTTGCAAGCGACCTAGACCAAGAAACGCTGATCAAATACATCGACCGTTTCATGATGTTCTACATCCGCACGGCTGCTCCACTGCAACGTACTTCGGTATGGATGGACAACCTAGAAGGTGGTGTTGATTACCTACGTGAAGTGATTGTAGATAACAAGCTTGGTATCAATGACCAACTTGAAACTGACATTGCAGGCCTAGTGGGTAACTTTGCTTGTGAATGGACAGATACAATCAACGATGAAGCTCAACTTAAGCGCTTCGCACATTTCATCAATGCTGATGACCGCGATGAAAACGTAGTGTTTGTAGAAGATGGCCGTGAACAACACCGTCCAGCGACTTTCACTGAGAAACACCCTGAAGCGAAGGGCGATATCCTTCACGTTGAACTGGTTTAA